The genomic stretch AGATTTGGGCGTACGACATGAGGGCGCACCAGTTCCTCAACAAATTTGCTAATTTTGCGTGGGCCAATGGTCTTATGAAGGCCCGCATAAACTTCCTCATCTACTGTTATAGTCAACTTCTTTTGCATTGAAATCCTCCATTATATACGTGTAGTATACGTATTGATTTCAGATATGTCAAGGCCTAAATAAGTAACGTAAGTAGCAAATTTTTTCAGGTATACTGTAAAAATGATGCGCATAAGGTTCGGCCATTTCAATATAAGAGATCTCACTGTGGGGAAGCTCCTTGAGTCTGAGCACCCTCAAGTTTTATCCGCATCGGCCATCATAAAAAAATTGAGGCCGGATGTTCTTTCCATAAACGAGATAGAAACCCGCCCTGAGGCTCCTCGGTTGTTCCTTGAAAATTTTCTTCAAAGGGGCGATGCCCCTCTTCACTACCCTTACCATTACATAGGGCCCACGAACTCAGGGGTGTCCACAGGCCTCCCTCAACCATTTGACCTTAAGGGGTTCGGGCTTTTTGAGGGCCAGTATGGCATCGCTCTTTTTAGCTGGTTTCCAATACTCAAAGAGGGGATAAGGAGCTTTGAGGGCTTCCCCTGGAGGGCCCTATCTGGGGGACTGAGTTGTCTTGGTGAGCAGGCCGGGGAGGTCCACGAGAGCTTTCCCCTATTTAGCACAAATCTCCTGGATGTGCCTTTAAGCATAGAGGGAAGGGTTGTGCATGCAATCCTTCTTCATGCCTCCATCCCTGTGAGGGGCTTTTTAAACAAGGAAAGAAATGGAGATCAGTTAAACTTTCTAAACGAGTACATAAGCGGAAGGGCGCTTCCTAATGTGGAGCCCTTTAAGGTCATGGAGCCCTTTGTTGTGATAGGGGACTTGAATTCAGACCCTGAAAAGGGAGAGG from Nitrospirota bacterium encodes the following:
- a CDS encoding endonuclease/exonuclease/phosphatase family protein yields the protein MMRIRFGHFNIRDLTVGKLLESEHPQVLSASAIIKKLRPDVLSINEIETRPEAPRLFLENFLQRGDAPLHYPYHYIGPTNSGVSTGLPQPFDLKGFGLFEGQYGIALFSWFPILKEGIRSFEGFPWRALSGGLSCLGEQAGEVHESFPLFSTNLLDVPLSIEGRVVHAILLHASIPVRGFLNKERNGDQLNFLNEYISGRALPNVEPFKVMEPFVVIGDLNSDPEKGEGIREAIKGLLANPALNGLVPSRPTCLEGGGVEASPLDT